A single genomic interval of Stenotrophomonas sp. ZAC14D1_NAIMI4_1 harbors:
- a CDS encoding pyruvate, water dikinase regulatory protein, producing MSTIRPVFYVSDGTGITAETIGHSLLTQFTGFSFITDRMSFIDDPEKAREACARIQAAGERYQVRPIVVNSCVDQSLSLILGESGALMLDVFAPFIEPLERELSSPRLARVGQAHGMVDFETYHRRINAMNFALTHDDGIAVNYDDADVILVAVSRAGKTPTCIYLALHYGVRAANYPLTDEDLESDRLPPRLRNYRRKLFGLTIDPDRLQQIRQERRPNSRYANLDTCKREVAAAEVMFQMERIPTLSTTHTSIEEISSKVLGTLGLQREMY from the coding sequence ATGTCGACCATCCGTCCGGTGTTCTACGTTTCCGATGGAACCGGTATCACCGCTGAAACCATTGGGCATAGCCTGCTCACGCAGTTCACCGGGTTCAGCTTCATCACTGATCGAATGTCGTTCATCGACGACCCCGAAAAAGCCCGGGAAGCCTGTGCCCGGATCCAGGCAGCGGGGGAGCGGTACCAGGTCCGGCCCATCGTGGTGAACTCCTGCGTGGACCAGAGCCTGAGCCTGATCCTGGGCGAAAGCGGGGCCCTGATGCTGGACGTGTTCGCCCCGTTCATCGAGCCGCTGGAGCGGGAACTGTCCAGCCCGCGCCTGGCCCGGGTCGGCCAGGCCCACGGCATGGTGGACTTCGAGACCTACCACCGCCGCATCAACGCGATGAACTTCGCCCTGACCCACGATGACGGCATCGCGGTGAACTACGACGACGCCGACGTGATCCTGGTGGCGGTGTCGCGCGCCGGCAAGACGCCCACCTGCATCTACCTGGCCCTGCATTACGGGGTGCGCGCGGCCAATTACCCGCTGACCGACGAGGACCTGGAAAGCGACCGCCTGCCGCCGCGGCTGAGAAACTATCGTCGGAAACTATTCGGCCTGACCATCGACCCGGACCGCCTGCAGCAGATCCGCCAGGAGCGCCGGCCGAACTCGCGCTACGCCAACCTGGACACCTGCAAGCGCGAGGTGGCCGCCGCCGAGGTGATGTTCCAGATGGAGCGGATCCCGACGCTGAGCACCACCCACACCTCGATCGAGGAGATTTCCAGCAAGGTGCTGGGCACGCTGGGGCTGCAGCGCGAGATGTATTGA
- a CDS encoding 8-oxo-dGTP diphosphatase, giving the protein MPYTPIVATLGYVLSPDRRQVLMIHRNTRPGDHHLGKYNGLGGKVEPTEDVAAGMRREIAEEAGIDCTAMRLRGTISWPGFGKHGEDWFGFVFIIDSFEGSPHGGNHEGTLEWVDVDKLDTLPMWEGDRNFLPLVFDADPRPFHGVMPYRDGRMQSWAFSRL; this is encoded by the coding sequence ATGCCGTATACCCCGATCGTCGCCACCCTGGGCTATGTGCTCTCGCCCGATCGTCGCCAGGTGCTGATGATCCACCGCAACACGCGGCCCGGTGACCACCACCTGGGCAAGTACAACGGCCTGGGCGGCAAGGTTGAACCGACCGAGGACGTGGCGGCCGGCATGCGCCGCGAGATCGCCGAGGAAGCCGGCATCGACTGCACGGCCATGCGCCTGCGCGGCACCATCAGCTGGCCGGGCTTCGGCAAGCACGGCGAGGACTGGTTCGGCTTCGTCTTCATCATCGACAGCTTCGAAGGCAGCCCGCACGGCGGCAACCACGAGGGCACCCTGGAGTGGGTGGACGTGGACAAGCTGGACACGCTGCCGATGTGGGAGGGTGACCGCAACTTCCTGCCGCTGGTGTTCGACGCCGACCCGCGCCCGTTCCATGGGGTGATGCCGTACCGGGATGGGCGCATGCAGAGCTGGGCGTTCAGCCGGCTCTGA
- a CDS encoding DUF1249 domain-containing protein has product MAQASPRTERIPRLSRLSWLMGLYAENYRHLVRLFAPAELTAGSYVSSVGDGLDVRLDVIECHRYTVELRLTYDLADPVTGEPDPSAYVRLYRDARQAETTHCYVGRRWQDTMGLYPPPAELISHRMRMNTFLGKWLEYLAERGHGVATLRRDPEGSAALPAERRLSLVR; this is encoded by the coding sequence ATGGCCCAAGCCTCGCCCCGCACCGAACGCATCCCCCGCCTGAGCCGGCTCAGCTGGCTGATGGGCCTGTATGCCGAAAACTACCGGCATCTGGTGCGCCTGTTCGCCCCGGCTGAACTGACCGCCGGCAGCTACGTCTCCTCCGTGGGCGACGGCCTGGACGTGCGCCTGGACGTGATCGAATGCCACCGCTACACGGTGGAGCTGCGCCTGACCTACGACCTGGCCGACCCGGTCACCGGCGAGCCGGACCCCTCGGCCTATGTGCGCCTGTACCGCGATGCCCGCCAGGCCGAGACCACCCACTGCTACGTGGGCCGCCGCTGGCAGGACACGATGGGCCTGTACCCGCCGCCGGCGGAGCTGATCAGCCATCGCATGCGGATGAACACCTTCCTCGGCAAGTGGCTGGAATACCTGGCCGAGCGAGGCCACGGCGTGGCTACCCTGCGCCGCGACCCGGAGGGCAGCGCGGCGCTGCCGGCCGAGCGCCGCCTGTCGCTGGTGCGCTGA
- a CDS encoding DUF2239 family protein — protein sequence MPAQELAPFSCFDGHRLVVSGTPAMAALALKQLRADNAAGPLLVFDNATGRSHDFDTRGSDAQLLARVAKAFPVAPAAGPEPPAEALPAAPRGRGRPKLGVVAREVTLLSRHWAWLAEQPGGASVVLRRLVEAASREGADKDRRRRDSERAYHFLQTIAGDLPGFEEVIRVLFAHDRDRFLAALQAWPEDVCRHALWLAFDDSAERTNS from the coding sequence ATGCCTGCGCAGGAACTTGCCCCTTTCAGCTGTTTTGATGGTCATCGCCTGGTTGTTTCCGGTACTCCGGCAATGGCCGCGCTGGCGCTCAAGCAGCTGCGCGCCGACAACGCTGCGGGGCCGCTGCTGGTGTTCGACAACGCCACCGGTCGTTCCCATGATTTCGACACGCGTGGCAGCGATGCGCAGTTGCTGGCGCGCGTGGCCAAGGCGTTTCCGGTCGCGCCCGCTGCCGGGCCGGAGCCGCCTGCCGAAGCGTTGCCCGCCGCACCGCGCGGACGCGGTCGGCCCAAGCTGGGCGTGGTGGCGCGCGAGGTGACCCTGTTGTCACGCCATTGGGCGTGGCTGGCAGAGCAGCCGGGTGGGGCGTCGGTGGTGCTGCGGCGGCTGGTCGAAGCGGCCAGCCGCGAGGGTGCGGACAAGGATCGCCGGCGCCGCGACAGCGAGCGTGCCTACCACTTCCTGCAGACCATCGCAGGTGACCTGCCGGGGTTCGAGGAGGTCATCCGTGTGCTGTTCGCGCATGACCGTGACCGATTCCTCGCAGCGCTGCAGGCCTGGCCGGAGGACGTGTGCCGGCACGCGCTGTGGCTGGCCTTCGATGACAGCGCCGAACGCACCAACAGCTGA
- a CDS encoding MATE family efflux transporter translates to MTIAAQPIAAATPPLWRTYLALLVPMLLTNALQLAAGTLDNIYLGHLLGTRAVAAAAAFFPVFFLLLALVMGLATGAMVLIGNAWGAGQPQQARAVAGSAIALVLLLSVLVLCVGSTFAPQLLAALGTPVAILGEATVYARVLLLGAPVFFLLWLATAISRAVGDAKTPLHALLLATVLGLLCTPLLILGWGGLPRLGAASAAVSAVFASAVALGWLLWRWRRLRHPLAPGRALLGAIRFDGQLVRRILRIGVPASLQMFSLAVAEIALLGWINPHGYQATAAYGAVNQLMSWVQLPAMSLGITATILAAHASGAGRNARLPSIARVGAWLALVLLAAVVLLVVLLAPWLVGLILDAAEVQALATLQLRTVVWGVLAMAPMAVLVGVMRGSGTVLLPAVLGMAAVLLLELPLAMWLQSTQGLPGLWLAWPLGLLAMLVMQVACFSRWRRRLQAVA, encoded by the coding sequence ATGACCATCGCTGCACAACCCATCGCCGCAGCCACCCCGCCACTGTGGAGGACCTACCTGGCCCTGCTGGTGCCCATGCTGCTGACCAATGCGCTGCAGTTGGCGGCCGGTACGCTGGACAACATCTACCTGGGGCACCTGCTGGGAACGCGGGCAGTGGCGGCTGCCGCTGCCTTCTTTCCGGTCTTCTTCCTGCTGCTGGCCCTGGTGATGGGCCTGGCAACGGGTGCGATGGTGCTGATCGGCAACGCCTGGGGGGCGGGTCAGCCGCAGCAGGCACGTGCCGTGGCTGGCAGCGCCATCGCCCTGGTCCTGCTGCTGTCGGTGCTGGTGCTCTGCGTGGGCAGCACGTTCGCGCCGCAGCTGCTGGCGGCCTTGGGCACACCAGTGGCCATCCTCGGCGAGGCCACTGTGTATGCGCGCGTGCTGCTGCTGGGCGCGCCGGTGTTCTTCCTGTTGTGGCTGGCCACGGCGATCAGCCGCGCGGTGGGCGATGCAAAGACGCCGCTGCATGCCCTGCTGCTGGCAACCGTGCTGGGACTGCTGTGCACGCCGCTGCTGATCCTGGGCTGGGGCGGACTGCCGCGACTGGGCGCTGCCAGTGCAGCGGTGTCGGCGGTGTTCGCCTCCGCCGTGGCGCTGGGCTGGTTGCTGTGGCGCTGGCGACGCCTGCGGCATCCACTGGCGCCGGGCCGCGCGCTGCTGGGGGCGATCCGTTTCGATGGGCAGCTTGTCCGTCGCATCCTGCGGATCGGTGTGCCGGCGTCGCTGCAGATGTTCAGTCTGGCGGTGGCGGAAATCGCGCTGCTGGGATGGATCAACCCGCACGGTTACCAAGCCACTGCGGCCTATGGCGCGGTCAACCAGTTGATGAGCTGGGTGCAGCTGCCGGCGATGTCGCTGGGCATCACCGCCACCATTCTGGCGGCCCATGCATCAGGGGCCGGGCGCAACGCCCGGCTGCCGTCCATCGCCCGCGTCGGTGCGTGGCTTGCGCTGGTGCTGCTGGCTGCGGTCGTGCTGCTTGTCGTGCTGCTGGCGCCGTGGCTGGTCGGCCTGATCCTGGATGCAGCCGAGGTGCAGGCACTGGCCACGCTGCAGCTGCGGACGGTGGTGTGGGGCGTGCTGGCAATGGCGCCGATGGCGGTGCTGGTGGGGGTGATGCGCGGCAGTGGAACGGTCCTGTTGCCCGCCGTGCTGGGAATGGCGGCGGTACTGCTGCTCGAGCTTCCGCTGGCGATGTGGCTGCAGTCAACGCAGGGCTTGCCGGGGCTGTGGCTGGCCTGGCCGCTGGGATTGCTGGCGATGCTGGTGATGCAGGTGGCGTGTTTCAGCCGCTGGCGGCGACGGTTGCAGGCGGTTGCCTGA
- the ppsA gene encoding phosphoenolpyruvate synthase, giving the protein MNENILWLHELRLGDLARVGGKNSSLGEMIGNLAGLGVSVPGGYATTAEAFKDFIAHNDLSKRIFDKLATLDVEDVNALTVAGKEIRTWVIDAPLQPQLDQDIRSAYATLSAENGGGDVAVAVRSSATAEDLPDASFAGQQETFLNVTGADDVVHKVKEVFASLYNDRAIAYRVHHGFKHEDVFLSAGVQLMVRSGVGSSGVLFTLDTESGFRDVVFVTSSFGLGEMVVQGAVNPDEYYVYKPTLQAGKPAILRRSLGSKAIRMVYSDVPGERVRIEDTPAELRSTFSISDEDVQELSKQALVIEKHYGRPMDIEWAKDGVSGKLFIVQARPETVKSRSHATQIERFALTEKGGNVLAEGRAVGAKIGSGTARVVKTLEDMNRVQPGDVLIADMTDPDWEPVMKRASAIVTNRGGRTCHAAIIARELGVPAVVGSGNATKVIEDGQQVTVSCAEGDTGFIYEGKLDFERTTTDLGNMPPAPLKIMMNVANPERAFDFGQLPNAGIGLARLEMIIASHIGIHPNALLEYDRQDAATKKKIDEKIAGYGDPVSFYVDRLAEGIATLTASVAPNPVIVRLSDFKSNEYANLVGGSNYEPHEENPMIGFRGASRYVDPSFSAAFALECKAVLRVRNEMGLDNLWVMIPFVRTLEEGRKVVEVLEQNGLKQGENGLKIIMMCEVPSNALLADEFLEIFDGFSIGSNDLTQLSLGLDRDSSIVAHLFDERNPAVKKLLSMAIKAARAKGKYVGICGQGPSDHPDLAEWLMQEGIESLSLNPDTVVDTWLRLAKHKANG; this is encoded by the coding sequence TTGAACGAGAACATCCTGTGGTTGCACGAACTGCGTCTGGGCGATCTGGCCCGCGTAGGCGGCAAGAATTCGTCGCTGGGCGAAATGATCGGCAACCTGGCCGGTCTGGGGGTCTCCGTCCCCGGCGGTTACGCCACGACCGCTGAAGCCTTCAAGGACTTCATTGCCCACAACGACCTGTCCAAGCGCATCTTCGACAAGCTGGCCACGCTGGACGTCGAGGACGTCAATGCGCTGACCGTCGCTGGCAAGGAAATCCGCACCTGGGTGATCGACGCCCCGCTGCAGCCGCAGCTGGACCAGGACATCCGCAGCGCCTACGCCACGCTGAGCGCCGAGAACGGCGGCGGCGACGTGGCCGTTGCAGTGCGCTCCTCGGCTACCGCCGAAGACCTGCCCGATGCGTCCTTCGCCGGCCAGCAGGAAACCTTCCTCAATGTCACCGGTGCCGACGATGTCGTGCACAAGGTCAAGGAAGTGTTCGCCTCGCTGTACAACGACCGTGCCATCGCCTACCGCGTCCACCACGGCTTCAAGCACGAAGACGTGTTCCTGTCGGCCGGCGTGCAGCTGATGGTGCGTTCGGGCGTCGGTTCCTCCGGCGTGCTGTTCACCCTGGACACCGAATCGGGCTTCCGTGACGTGGTGTTCGTCACCTCGTCGTTCGGCCTGGGCGAAATGGTCGTGCAGGGCGCGGTCAACCCGGACGAGTACTACGTCTACAAGCCCACCCTGCAGGCCGGCAAGCCGGCGATCCTGCGCCGCTCGCTCGGCAGCAAGGCGATCCGCATGGTGTATTCGGATGTCCCCGGCGAGCGCGTCAGGATCGAGGACACCCCGGCCGAACTGCGCAGCACCTTCTCCATCAGCGACGAGGACGTGCAGGAACTGTCCAAGCAGGCACTGGTCATCGAAAAGCACTACGGCCGCCCGATGGACATCGAGTGGGCCAAGGACGGTGTCAGCGGCAAGCTGTTCATCGTGCAGGCGCGCCCGGAAACGGTGAAGTCGCGCAGCCACGCCACCCAGATCGAGCGCTTCGCGCTGACTGAAAAGGGCGGCAACGTGCTGGCCGAAGGTCGTGCCGTCGGCGCCAAGATCGGCTCGGGCACCGCCCGCGTGGTCAAGACGCTGGAAGACATGAACCGCGTGCAGCCGGGCGACGTGCTGATCGCCGACATGACCGACCCCGACTGGGAGCCGGTGATGAAGCGCGCTTCGGCCATCGTCACCAACCGTGGTGGCCGTACCTGCCACGCCGCGATCATCGCGCGCGAGCTGGGCGTGCCGGCCGTGGTCGGTTCGGGCAACGCCACCAAGGTCATCGAAGATGGCCAGCAGGTCACTGTCAGCTGCGCTGAAGGCGATACCGGCTTCATCTACGAAGGCAAGCTCGATTTCGAGCGCACCACCACCGATCTGGGCAACATGCCGCCGGCACCGCTGAAGATCATGATGAACGTGGCCAACCCGGAACGTGCCTTCGACTTCGGCCAGCTGCCGAACGCCGGCATCGGCCTGGCCCGCCTGGAAATGATCATCGCCAGCCACATCGGCATCCACCCGAACGCGCTGCTGGAATACGACCGCCAGGATGCGGCCACCAAGAAGAAGATCGACGAGAAGATCGCCGGCTATGGCGACCCGGTCAGCTTCTACGTGGACCGCCTGGCCGAAGGCATCGCCACCCTCACCGCTTCGGTTGCGCCGAATCCGGTGATCGTGCGCCTGTCGGACTTCAAGTCCAACGAGTACGCCAACCTGGTCGGCGGCAGCAACTACGAGCCGCACGAAGAGAATCCGATGATCGGCTTCCGCGGCGCCAGCCGTTACGTCGATCCGAGCTTCTCGGCCGCCTTCGCGCTGGAATGCAAGGCCGTGCTGCGCGTGCGCAACGAAATGGGCCTGGACAACCTGTGGGTCATGATTCCGTTCGTGCGCACCCTGGAAGAAGGCCGCAAGGTCGTCGAGGTGCTGGAGCAGAATGGCCTGAAGCAGGGCGAGAACGGCCTGAAGATCATCATGATGTGCGAAGTGCCGTCCAACGCACTGCTCGCCGATGAGTTCCTGGAGATCTTCGATGGCTTCTCGATCGGCTCCAACGACCTGACCCAGCTCAGCCTGGGCCTGGACCGCGATTCGTCGATCGTCGCGCACCTGTTCGACGAACGTAACCCGGCGGTGAAGAAGCTGCTGTCGATGGCCATCAAGGCCGCACGCGCCAAGGGCAAGTACGTCGGCATCTGCGGCCAGGGCCCGTCCGACCACCCGGATCTGGCCGAGTGGCTGATGCAGGAAGGCATCGAGTCGCTGTCGTTGAACCCGGATACCGTGGTCGACACCTGGCTGCGCCTGGCCAAGCACAAGGCCAATGGTTGA